The nucleotide window CCATCGGTACCCACAGAACGCTGAACAAGTGATAGTGGGGCTTCTTCAAAACTGGCCAATCTTCCATACGGCATGAGGTTCCTAAGTCTGAGATCAGAAATGCTTGGAGATATGATTTCTAGAGTTCCAGATTTCGGAACCCATTCTTTAGCAGAAGGAAAATTGTAGAACTGATGGTCATCTTTTGCAGGAAGCTCCAGTATGTTATACTCAATACCATGTTTATCAAAGAATTCTGTTACGATATCCACAGCATCAGAATAGCCAGGAGTTAGCTGTGTCCTGTGTGTCATCGCCAATCTGCGAATAACATCCTTTGCAGTTTGCGGATGAAACTCCTCATTGATTATTCTCTGAATTGTCATTGTTTTCACTTCCTGAAATTCTACTAACGATGGGTCACTGGATAAGGCAAATCTGTCTTGGACATCCCGAAAGTCTCAAGGTTGATTTTGTGGCCAAACGGGATCACAGAAAGCTCAAGCGAACCTACTCCAATTCGCCCAGATGGTTCCAGATTACCAGAATTATTGAACGATATGCCGTTTCCTCTAAGGAAAGTGGTGACATCCGTTCCAATCACAACTGCAGATTCATCTCTAAGCATAACTGCAGTATCATTGGTTATTCCAATCCCAGTTTTTGATGGATGCTCCGATAATGCATGGACTAAGCGATAAAATCGGTTTCTTGCTATGAAATGGGTATCTAGGACTAGATCCGGTAACAATGCCAGACCTTCCTTTATGGGTATCTCACCTTTTCTGAGAGCTTGACCAGCACCGCCCCCTGCAATCATAACTTCACTCATTGCCATAGCCCCCGCGCTTGTTCCCGATAGGACAATATCCTCACCTATCCGACCCTGCAATGCTGAGTGAAGGGGCGTGTCTTTGACTTTTCGTACCAAGCGTGATTGATCTCCGCCAACAAAGAAAATTGCATTTGCTTGGTTAACTTGTTCAATCGTATCCGAGTCTTTGCCGTCATCTCTGCTCAAGACACGGAGCACGGACACATCTGTGAAACCCATGCTTTCAAATTGGTGACAGTACGTCTCTGAAGTGCTTTCTGGATAGCTACTTGCTGTTGGAAAGATACGTATTCTTGAATCAGAGTCTAGTTCATTAGTGATAGCCAGAAAAACTGGCTCTCGCGGGTAAATGTCCTCGTTTCCTCCAATAAGAACAAACGTGGTAGACATTCTAGAAACCTCCATTTTCGCGAATCTTTCGAATCAAATCGATAGCGCCGTGCGGTTCGTTGGTAGTTACAAGAACCAAATCTTCCTTGCTTAGACTCTTCCTCAGTTCTTCCATTCCTTCCTCGAGAGTTGCAGCCACATCAAAGCACTCCCCACAGTCAAATACTGTTTCAGGATATTCAATGTCGTAAACAATTGCTTTCTTGTAATGTCGCGAAATGCCATTCAGTACTGTCCGTATTGCTTGAGTTGAAAGGCCACTAGGAAGGCGAAGCAAGCCGTAGACGTCCCCGAGATCCATTCGACGTTTGTACCTGCTGACAAATCTGCTTGCAATGCCTATGTTACTTGGTTTGGTTGCTAAATCGACAAACAAGTATCTATCTTGAACCTGAAAGAGGTTCATTGCCCCGGGCAGCTGTTCGGGGCTGTTGTTGAAAGTGAGGAGTGCATTCTTTATCTCACCTAGTTCAGCTCCGTTTGTATATGCTGCGGCTGCCGCAGCTAGAAGATTCTCAATATTGAAATGAGCTATGCCTTCAAATGTCAGTGGTGCATCTAGATAATTGATGAGCGGCAGTACTTTCCCCTGATCAATAAGAACAAGCATCTTTCCCATCACAGTAGCAATCAGGTGGTTCTCTTTCTGTATGGTATCAAATAGTGGATGATCAGGTTCTCGCGATATAATCACGATTTCTCCCTGTGTCTCAGAGATGATTTCATCAAATTCCGGAATTTGGGTGTTGATTATGAGTCTGCCCGAAGATCTGACGCGTCTCGAGAGCAAGCGTCTCCCATCGGTCATCCGTTCCTGTAAAACCGGGTAGTCTTCTCGTGATTCATAGGAATTAAGGACTATCGCGGTATCTACATCTCGATAGGCCAAACCTGAAGAAACAGAATCCAAGGCACTCTGTTCCAATATGGCAAACTCTACTCCAGGATCCCCCAGAACCATCTTGTGTCCTTCGTGATTTGCACCGGTCTCACTTGTGATTTTGTTACCTGCGATTCTAACACCTGTTGAGCATGCAAGCCCAGTTTGTTTACCACTCATTCGTAGCAAATGATTCAGAAGTGTTGCAACTATGGTTTTACCGTGACTGCCGGATATCGAGGCTATTGGAATCCTTAGCTCATCACTATTTGGATTAAGGTTTCTCAAAATCAGCTCTTCTACATCAGCCTGTTTGCCCCTGAAGGGATAGTGATAATTACGTACTTCTAATTGGGGCGATAGCGCGACTACGACACCGCGCCCCTCAGAAATAGGTTCTGATATGGTTTCTGCAATGATGTGTATCTCCAGCAATGAAACCCTCAAAGCACGCGCAATTCGCTTCGACAGAAAAGCATTGAAGGGATGAAATCGTTCAGTGACATCTTCAGCTGTTCCCCCAGCATTCATCGTAGCTACGCTAGCAAGGTCAATTACTTCACCTTCTGGCGGAATAGTCCCCGATGAGAAACCTTGTTTTGCCAAGGTCATTTCATAATCTAGGCCTGTCGAGATTGAGGAAAGAGCTGTCTCTTCATATTTTCCACGTGATGGTCGAGAATTCTCAATAGCTACGAGTTCATCAATAGTATGTTCGCCGTCACCAGTCACTCTTGGGGGTTTGTTTTTAATCGCAAATACCGAGTCTCCCACCAGAACTACTCGATAAAGATTGCCCGGAATCCAATTCTGTATCAGAACCTGATTTTCTGTTCTGCAGCATTCTCCGAATGCCCTTTTGAGTTCTTCTTCATTTTCCAAATTCGCATAGGTTTTTGTCCCAAAGGTTTCTTTCAGAGGTTTTATGACAACAGGATATCCTATTCTCTCTGCATAATCTATTGCCTCATCTATTGTTCCAGCCCTATAGCTGATTGGAACTTCGAAACCCATATCCCGGAGGATTTTCTCTAGTGTCGATTTGTAGACGGTTGTGTCTACCGCTAGAACACTTGTATGTTCGGGAATAGACCCCCACATGAGCCGACGATTCTTGCCATATCCATATTGAACAAGTTCCCGATGGATCTGATAATGGGGTATATTCAGATCTTCAGCCTTCGATGCTATTAGTCTGGTATTCATTCCTACGCCATGAGTCCTCACGAAATAACTGTAGGATTTCTTCCAATCATCAACGATTAATTCTTCACCCATGAATATTCGATTCAGAATATCAATGACATGTCGTGTCGCCTCAGCTGTTGCTTCCGGAAAATTGGTTTCTATGAAGAGGGTTAGCCCATCAGATTCTGAACTCAGAAGTCGGTATTGAAACGGGATTTTCCTCTCTTTGGCAACAAAATACGAGGCTATACTCACCAGTGCTTCTGAAAGTACCATATCTTCTGAATCAATGGGGCAGTTGGAAAACGATGAGTTCGGACCAGCTACTTCGCCCATAGTTTGATGAATGATGTCCTCTTCTTCGGTGGTTAGTGAGACAAGTATGCCTTGAGAGTTCGAATATGTATTGGGCCCATGATATTCAATCAGGGAATCGAGTTCGAGTATCACAACCCCCGACCTCCAGCCATTTCTTGATTCCTGTACTCAGATATGGCATCGTATACTGTTTCAAAGCTTTCAAAATTCACAAAAATGAGTTCGTCTTCTACTGAATTCTGCAAAGCCCGTTTAATGGCTCCAGGTTCTATAGAATAAGAGTGAATGTCTTTTTCGGACATTCCTGCGGAGAGCAAGCTTTCTTGCAAGATTTGTGCTAGTTCGCCACGTTCCCGTCCCCGGGTGTTTTTGTCCTCTTTGAGGTAGACTTTATCGAACGTGTCAGCTACAATTTTCATTATCTCTCGATATTCCGTATCTCTGCGGTTCCCGGGTAAACAGATCGCCCCAGTAAGTCTTGCTAACCCCCATCTCTTTTTCAGTTTAAACAGGAATTTTGAAACCAGCTCCATAGCAGCTTTGTTGTGTGCATAATCGATAAACACATTGAATGAACCAATTCGTAGCATATTGCTTCGACCGGGATTCAATTCGGGAGTAGGAGCAAAAGATAGCAAACCAGCACGTATCGTATCAAGGCTCACATCCATTGCATGTGCAATTGCTGTTGCTGCCAACGCATTCTCAATGTTAAAGTCGGCAATTCCTTCAAAGGTGATTGGTACTGAATCAACCGCAACCAAAGGGAGCAATCTTTGCCCGTCATGTATGCTGATGGTTTCATCCCGAATTGTAACATACGGCAAGTCTTCGTCCTTGAATTTGTTCAGTCGTTGATTTTGGGGGGATTGACTGAATCCGATTTTCTTTCCACCAAAACGCTCTGATTGTTCCCAAACTAAATCATCATCGCAATTAACTACAGCCCAACCATCAGGATGCGTGACTTCATAGAGCAAACCTTTGACTTCAGCCATACCTTCAACGGTTTCTATACCATGTTCTCCCAAGTGTTCCTCCGTAACATTTAGCACCGTTGATATGTCAGCCTGATCA belongs to Candidatus Lokiarchaeota archaeon and includes:
- a CDS encoding cyanophycinase, whose protein sequence is MEVSRMSTTFVLIGGNEDIYPREPVFLAITNELDSDSRIRIFPTASSYPESTSETYCHQFESMGFTDVSVLRVLSRDDGKDSDTIEQVNQANAIFFVGGDQSRLVRKVKDTPLHSALQGRIGEDIVLSGTSAGAMAMSEVMIAGGGAGQALRKGEIPIKEGLALLPDLVLDTHFIARNRFYRLVHALSEHPSKTGIGITNDTAVMLRDESAVVIGTDVTTFLRGNGISFNNSGNLEPSGRIGVGSLELSVIPFGHKINLETFGMSKTDLPYPVTHR